The following are encoded together in the Pseudomonadota bacterium genome:
- a CDS encoding M56 family metallopeptidase, with the protein MDWAVKATAIAGVSLLLCLVVTRAQIRVMIQTTALLAIFAASVLAILGFGDLIVFELERAAPSPTVTGYADREVGNPESGVKTWVISYLVISASLALRNVFLPVFRARRVVRSASPVPSNCIWSKALHSTAFQPQNVPPILASPQVTAAGTIGSLKPCVIVPMTSTVNSSEAGMVLAHELGHIRQHDWIRMQCAHLIASVLWIHPLVWLLRRQLTKDIEQAADEWALDHGCDAESYVMTLAKLKQNAGPAVGLAIAASEHSLVTRARRALDYVPKAPRRRLLESAVLFFSAFMAVTVSFRVVDRPFPSPPAQLVVASNQVSTDTRKIQGLSRATVPASQATVSLPGETSNTEASASVLPNESTSKSIPQHQPANPKNDTKETARLDPPQRALDSADLMALARSMDLVGKAVEKDESWEPQDLSLWPESELLAEQGPGGPSRPKIILAPVRRGQNESEGIFLGWKTEF; encoded by the coding sequence TTGGACTGGGCCGTCAAAGCAACGGCAATAGCTGGCGTCAGCCTCCTGCTCTGCCTTGTCGTCACCAGAGCCCAGATCCGGGTGATGATCCAAACTACCGCGCTGCTCGCAATTTTTGCGGCGTCAGTACTAGCCATCTTGGGATTCGGCGATCTCATTGTGTTTGAGCTCGAAAGAGCAGCGCCGAGCCCGACGGTGACCGGATACGCGGATAGGGAAGTCGGCAATCCGGAGTCGGGTGTCAAAACGTGGGTGATCAGCTACTTGGTCATCTCCGCTTCGCTGGCGCTGAGAAACGTCTTCCTTCCTGTCTTTCGGGCTCGAAGGGTGGTAAGAAGCGCCAGCCCAGTTCCGTCAAATTGTATATGGTCAAAAGCGCTTCATAGCACAGCATTTCAACCCCAAAATGTTCCGCCAATCCTTGCCAGTCCACAGGTAACGGCTGCAGGAACTATCGGGTCGCTTAAGCCTTGCGTCATCGTTCCAATGACGAGTACCGTCAACTCGTCAGAAGCCGGAATGGTGCTGGCTCATGAACTGGGGCACATCCGTCAACATGACTGGATCCGGATGCAGTGCGCTCACCTGATCGCTAGTGTTCTCTGGATTCATCCGCTTGTGTGGTTACTGCGTAGACAACTGACCAAGGATATTGAGCAAGCCGCGGATGAATGGGCACTGGACCACGGGTGTGACGCCGAAAGCTATGTCATGACACTTGCGAAGCTAAAGCAGAATGCGGGGCCGGCCGTTGGGTTGGCGATTGCGGCATCTGAACACTCTTTGGTGACCAGAGCTCGGCGGGCCTTGGACTATGTACCGAAGGCGCCTAGGCGCCGATTACTCGAGTCGGCTGTGCTGTTCTTTTCAGCATTTATGGCAGTAACGGTGTCGTTCAGAGTTGTAGACCGTCCGTTCCCGAGTCCTCCCGCTCAGCTGGTTGTTGCTTCGAACCAAGTGTCTACAGATACTCGGAAAATTCAGGGCCTGTCGCGTGCAACAGTGCCCGCTAGTCAGGCAACAGTTTCCCTTCCTGGCGAAACTTCCAACACCGAAGCTTCAGCTAGCGTTTTGCCGAATGAATCCACGTCAAAATCCATTCCGCAACATCAGCCAGCTAATCCGAAAAATGATACGAAAGAAACGGCGCGGCTCGATCCACCACAACGAGCCCTGGATTCCGCTGACCTGATGGCCCTGGCGCGTTCAATGGACCTTGTGGGAAAGGCAGTCGAGAAGGATGAAAGCTGGGAACCTCAAGATCTTTCGCTGTGGCCTGAGTCTGAGCTTCTGGCCGAACAGGGGCCGGGCGGCCCGTCACGGCCGAAAATCATTTTGGCGCCTGTCAGGCGTGGTCAAAACGAGTCCGAAGGCATCTTTCTTGGATGGAAAACAGAGTTTTGA
- a CDS encoding outer membrane beta-barrel protein, with translation MRLTTFTLLALVSGPVSHAQEIDSDPVSNWYLGYGLTQTELGIEGLNGSPSTDNGQSISVGYQFNEHFAIEGGLDQFGSQGWWSPDGQQFGIAKARGVSLAGVGRYPLTTSWTAFAKFGVTHFRTEVRGGTAFGPVGESSSGNEPFLGVGVEYQATPNWGFYGELQQSKQWRKLSVGGTFRFE, from the coding sequence ATGCGATTGACTACCTTCACCCTTTTGGCCCTTGTCAGCGGTCCCGTCAGTCATGCTCAAGAGATTGATTCGGATCCAGTCTCCAATTGGTATCTTGGCTATGGTCTGACGCAGACTGAACTCGGCATTGAGGGCCTGAATGGCTCGCCCTCAACAGATAATGGCCAATCAATTTCAGTTGGTTATCAGTTTAATGAACACTTTGCCATTGAGGGTGGATTAGACCAGTTTGGCTCCCAAGGTTGGTGGAGTCCGGACGGGCAGCAGTTTGGTATCGCCAAAGCCCGGGGAGTCAGCCTTGCAGGTGTAGGCCGGTATCCTCTGACTACTTCGTGGACTGCGTTCGCAAAGTTCGGTGTGACGCACTTTCGGACAGAAGTCAGGGGTGGGACGGCGTTTGGCCCCGTAGGCGAAAGTTCATCAGGTAATGAGCCCTTTCTTGGAGTAGGAGTCGAGTACCAGGCAACACCTAATTGGGGTTTTTATGGCGAGCTTCAACAATCAAAGCAATGGAGAAAGTTGAGTGTTGGAGGTACGTTTCGCTTCGAATAG
- a CDS encoding DUF3313 family protein — MTLPNQPTVLLAALFLAACASSPRVQTGPDARVNAQGLHFVDNTDMSEAWFRPDADLTQYNKLMIVSAGTHFVDAEAASDKQRQRYERFEEIMIEEFTLALRELRGFEITDTPGPGVLLLHGAVVNVTLEENNPGPRERVFVNELGSADLVIDLRDSVTGQEIVAARDNGVLESAGGRMTELSDAATSAAARRLAKGWATLLRDRLDTLAGYRLGSADSR, encoded by the coding sequence ATGACATTACCTAACCAGCCCACCGTGCTGCTCGCAGCCCTGTTTCTGGCGGCCTGCGCCTCGTCGCCACGGGTGCAGACGGGCCCCGATGCCCGGGTGAACGCCCAGGGCCTGCATTTTGTAGACAACACGGACATGAGTGAAGCCTGGTTTCGCCCGGATGCTGATCTCACGCAATACAACAAACTGATGATTGTCAGCGCGGGTACGCACTTCGTCGATGCCGAAGCCGCGTCGGACAAGCAGCGCCAAAGGTATGAGCGGTTCGAAGAAATCATGATCGAGGAGTTCACGCTGGCACTTCGGGAACTGCGTGGCTTTGAAATCACCGACACGCCGGGGCCGGGTGTGCTGTTACTGCACGGCGCGGTCGTCAATGTGACGTTGGAAGAAAACAACCCCGGTCCACGGGAGCGCGTATTTGTGAACGAGCTGGGCTCCGCTGATCTGGTCATCGATCTGCGAGACTCGGTAACCGGCCAGGAGATTGTGGCTGCCCGCGACAACGGCGTGCTGGAAAGTGCTGGAGGCCGAATGACGGAGCTTAGCGACGCCGCAACCTCGGCCGCTGCGCGGCGGCTCGCCAAAGGCTGGGCAACACTGCTTCGCGACCGCCTTGATACGCTCGCAGGCTACCGCCTTGGCAGCGCTGATTCACGTTGA
- a CDS encoding BlaI/MecI/CopY family transcriptional regulator yields the protein MIDSVLQFLSGRDRQIVEIVYARRSVSAKDIMSELPEPPSYSAVRSMVNRLVDKGVLGRRKVGKKWVYEVLTPRQEVCQGELNRLIDRFFDGSKGAAIIGLLGHDERELSESEVEKIMAMINRKSGKR from the coding sequence ATGATCGACAGTGTTCTTCAGTTTTTGAGTGGCAGAGATCGACAAATTGTCGAGATCGTTTACGCCCGTCGTTCGGTATCTGCAAAGGACATCATGAGCGAGTTGCCCGAGCCACCAAGTTATTCGGCGGTTCGATCAATGGTGAATCGATTGGTGGACAAAGGGGTTCTGGGGCGACGGAAAGTCGGAAAAAAGTGGGTCTACGAGGTGCTGACTCCAAGGCAGGAGGTCTGCCAGGGGGAACTGAATCGTCTGATTGACCGATTCTTTGATGGATCCAAAGGCGCCGCGATCATCGGATTGCTGGGGCATGACGAGCGAGAGCTCAGTGAAAGTGAAGTTGAGAAAATCATGGCCATGATCAATCGAAAATCGGGAAAGAGATGA